The Vulpes lagopus strain Blue_001 chromosome 6, ASM1834538v1, whole genome shotgun sequence genome has a segment encoding these proteins:
- the LOC121493788 gene encoding small ubiquitin-related modifier 2-like isoform X2 has protein sequence MADERPKEGVKTENNDDINLKVEGQDGSGMQFKIKRHTPLRKLMKAYGERQDTPAQWDVEGEETIDVFRQQTGGVY, from the exons ATGGCCGATGAAAGGCCCAAGGAAGGAGTGAAGACTGAGAACAACGACGATATTAATTTGAAGGTGGAGGGGCAGGATGGTTCTGGGATGCAGTTTAAGATTAAGAGGCACACACCACTTAGGAAACTAATGAAAGCCTACGGTGAGCGACAGG ACACACCTGCACAGTGGGACGTGGAGGGTGAAGAGACCATTGATGTGTTCCGGCAGCAGACAGGGGGTGTCTACTAA
- the LOC121493788 gene encoding small ubiquitin-related modifier 2-like isoform X1, whose amino-acid sequence MADERPKEGVKTENNDDINLKVEGQDGSGMQFKIKRHTPLRKLMKAYGERQGLPMRQIRFRVDGQPINEPDTPAQWDVEGEETIDVFRQQTGGVY is encoded by the coding sequence ATGGCCGATGAAAGGCCCAAGGAAGGAGTGAAGACTGAGAACAACGACGATATTAATTTGAAGGTGGAGGGGCAGGATGGTTCTGGGATGCAGTTTAAGATTAAGAGGCACACACCACTTAGGAAACTAATGAAAGCCTACGGTGAGCGACAGGGTTTGCCAATGAGGCAGATCAGATTCCGAGTTGATGGGCAGCCAATCAATGAACCAGACACACCTGCACAGTGGGACGTGGAGGGTGAAGAGACCATTGATGTGTTCCGGCAGCAGACAGGGGGTGTCTACTAA